CCTTTATTTCATTGACTTCCCGGTCACCCGGAACCACCACCAGGCAAAAACCTGAATCCGATTCGAAAATCACACTTTTCAAGATGGCCCGGGGCCCGACCTTGAAAAAGGCGGCCACCTCTTCAACCGATCGGCAACCGGGCGTAGCTACCTCAACAAAAGCAGGCCGCAAACTTTCAACATCAACCGGCGGATCAGGAACAAAACCGCTTTCGGCTTTTTCAGCGTTAGCAGCATAGGTGCATTCACGACAGCTGGCAATCGCATCCTCGCCCGATTGCGCGAGAACCATGAATTCATGTGAGAAGCTGCCGCCGATAGCCCCGGAATCGGCTTCAACCGCCCGAAAATCAAGGCCGCAGCGAGCAAAGATACGACTGTAAGCCGTATGCATGGCCTGATAGCTTAACCCGGCTGCGGCATCATCCAGATCAAAACTGTAGGCATCCTTCATGATAAACTCACGCCCCCGCATCAGTCCGAAACGAGGCCTGACTTCATCCCGAAATTTAGTCTGTATCTGATAGAGATTAAGCGGCATCTGCCGATAGGAACGAATTTCATGACGTACCAAATCGGTAATCACCTCTTCATGGGTAGGCCCGAAACAAAAATCACGCTGATGCCGATCCCGAATCCGCAGGAGTTCCTTGCCATAGAAATCCCAGCGTCCGCTCTCCTGCCAAAGTTCTGCCGGCTGCACTGCCGGCAGCAGAACTTCCTGGGCTCCCGCTCGATTCATCTCCTGCCGGACAATCTCCTCCACATTACGTAAGGCCAGTAACCCCAGAGGCAGATATGAATAGATACCGGCAGCCAATCGCCGAATCATTCCCGCCCTGAGCATCAGGCGGTGACTGACTACCTCGGCTTCCGCCGGAACCTCTTTCAGCGTGGGCAGATACATTCTGGAAAAGCGCATAAACATCCTTTCTCGACCAACAGATAATAAAAAACTAGCAGCTTGTGAGACTTGTAGAAATTCCACCCCAAGTTGTCAAGTACAAAAAAGCCCCGGTCCGTCGAGAACCGGGGCTTTTACATGTGACACCAGAGTTTAGTTACCAATAAACTCGATTTAGAGCTCGCGGCGATCAGCCATATCGAAAAGTTTACGTTCCTGTTTAACATTGATGCCAAGCGCTTCACGCTTTTTATCAATATGGGCGATCATCTTGGCGGCGTGTTCATAAGGATCTACGGCAAAATCCCACATACCACCGACCTCACCTTCCAAACCTTTGAAGAGGTGCTCTTTGAACTTGGTGCCGTCGGTAACCGGGAAAGCGGCGCCAAATACCGTGTAAACCCCGGAGGAAACAAAATACTGACCGAT
The genomic region above belongs to Pseudomonadota bacterium and contains:
- a CDS encoding proline--tRNA ligase codes for the protein MRFSRMYLPTLKEVPAEAEVVSHRLMLRAGMIRRLAAGIYSYLPLGLLALRNVEEIVRQEMNRAGAQEVLLPAVQPAELWQESGRWDFYGKELLRIRDRHQRDFCFGPTHEEVITDLVRHEIRSYRQMPLNLYQIQTKFRDEVRPRFGLMRGREFIMKDAYSFDLDDAAAGLSYQAMHTAYSRIFARCGLDFRAVEADSGAIGGSFSHEFMVLAQSGEDAIASCRECTYAANAEKAESGFVPDPPVDVESLRPAFVEVATPGCRSVEEVAAFFKVGPRAILKSVIFESDSGFCLVVVPGDREVNEIKVKAALAAEWVEIPSSDRVAEELGLPVGFLGPLETRLPLLVDRAVPFLPGMICGANRAGFHLQGVQWGRDFSSEKIFDLVEVQAGDACPRCSGVLQIDRGIEVGHIFKLGTKYSEKLQARYLDQEGRERLLVMGCYGIGIGRTVAAAIEQNHDENGIVFPYALAPFKVVLLNLDLKSDEVTNYCEQLYCELQQRGIMVLYDDRDERPGVKFKDADLIGAPLRLMVGRKGYEKGILEARQRKSGVSLELPLRERSQLWNLLAGLAADDTCIASQ